AGCCGCAACAACTGCTTGGTGTTGATCGGCTTGAGGAGGAAATCCACGACGCTCAAATGCATCGCATCAATCGCATCACGCACGTTTGCATCGCCCGAAACGATGATGATCGGCAGCGCTGCACGGTCTGAATCGCGCACCTGCCGGATCAGGTCCAGGCCGTCGCACGGCGCCATCCGCAGATCGGTAATCACCAATGCAATGGATGGAAGGGTTTCCAGTAAATGCATCGCACTGTTGCCGCCAGCAGCGGTGATGCAAAAGATGTCATTGAGACTGAGGATCTCCGCGAGCAGCTCCCTTGCATCTTTGTCGTCGTCAACAATCAACACCCGTTGCGGCGATTGTGAGGATGGCGCCAGCATCACCTCGTTGAGGGCTTCGCGCTCTTCATCACTCAAAATGTCGTGATCGAACATACCCGTCTCTTCCCGTCGACTTAATTCTGACAGCGGATAGGAATGAACCTGCTGCACACTTCATGGCTTCATGCCTTGCATGATATTGCCTCATGCCACCCGCCTCCCACTTTCTTACCAAACTACACCCTAAAACCGCTCTTTCAGCACCTAATACTTACGTCCAATGGGCACTGCCCGCTAAGCGGCCGACCATGGACCTCATAAAAACAAGCGGTGTGAGTCATGAGCAAAGCGGACGCGTTCACCCAGGCAGGAAAGACGGCCGTGTTGCAAAACATCCACGGCACGATGCAGTTCCTGCAGAAATTCCCCCCCTTTAATCAAATGGAAAATGCCCATCTGGCGTATCTGGTAGAACAGTGCCAGCTGCGTTTCTACGCTACCGACGAGAGCATCATCAAGACTGGCGATGGGCCAGTAGAACATTTTTATATCGTCAAGCAAGGCCGGGTGGTCGGCGAGCGACCACATTCTGCCAAAGGTGGAACCGAGACCACGTTCGAAATCACCACTGGCGAATGCTTTCCGCTGGCCGCTTTGCTGGGTGAGCGGGCAACGCGCACCGAGCACCTGGCTGCGGAAGACACCTTCTGCCTGCAACTCAACAAGCAGGCGTTCATCAAGCTGTTTGCACTCTCCAGCCCGTTCAGGGATTTCTCCCTGCGCGGGGTAAGCAGCCTGCTCGATCAGGTCAATAGAGAAGTAAAGCAGAAGGCTGTCGAAACTCTCGGCACACAGTATTCATTGAACACGCGTCTGGGCGAATTGGCGATGCGTCATCCGGTCACCTGCGGCCCTGAAATGCCGTTGCGAGAAGCGGTCAGGCTGATGGATGAGCAGCAAGTGGGCAGCATCGTCATCGTCGACCAGGACAAGGCGCCGCTGGGGATATTTACCCTGCGCGACCTGCGTCAGGTGGTGGCGGACGTCGATGCCGATTTCGGTCAACCCATCGAGCGCAGCATGATTCAGGCGCCGTTCTACCTGAGCCCCGACGCCAGCGCCTTTGACGCAGCCATCGCCATGACCGAGCGGCATATCGCCCACGTTTGCCTGGTCAAGGATCAGCGCCTGTGCGGCGTGGTCTCGGAGCGAGATCTGTTTTCGCTACAGCGCGTGGATCTGGTGCATCTGGCGCGGACCATTCGCACTGCGCCACGCATCGATGCGCTGGGCAATATGCGTGGCGACATCGTGCAACTGGTGGATCGCATGCTTGCCCACGGGGCGTCGTCGACCCAGATCACACAGATCATCACCCTGCTCAACGACCATATGGTCTGCCGGGTCATCGAGCTGACGCTGGAGGAAAAAGGCGATCCTGGCATCCCGTTTACGTGGCTGTGCTTTGGCAGCGAGGGGCGGCGGGAGCAAACGCTGTATACCGATCAGGACAACGGGATTCTGTTCGAAGCCAAGGATGGGGCCGAGGCCGCGCAGATACGCGGCCGTCTCTTGCCCATTGCCGAACGCATCAATCAAGGGCTGGCACTGTGCGGTTTTGCGCTGTGCAAGGGCGGGATCATGGCGAGCAATCCCGAGTTGTGTTTATCGCGCATTGAATGGGCGCGGCGGTTCAGCTCATTCATCCGGGAGGCCACGCCCGAGAACCTGCTGTCCTCCAGCATCTATTTCGACTTGCGCGTGGTCTGGGGCGATGAAAGCGGCGGCGAGCAACTGCGCTCCAGCATTCTGGATCAGGTGGCCGACAACAAACTCTTCCAGCGGATGATGGCCGACAACGCATTGCGCCAGCGCCCGCCGGTGGGCCGCTTCAAGGATTTCGTGGTCGCCCGCAAGGGCAGCGAAAAGGACACGCTGGACTTGAAGACACAGGGCCTGACGCCGTTTGTCGATGGTGCGCGACTGCTCGCGCTAGCCAACGGGATCAGCGCCAACAATACGCTGGAGCGCCTGCGCCAACTGGTCGCCCGAGAAGTTATCGAGCCTCTGGACGGGGCAGCGTATGAAGAGGCCTACCATTTCATTCAGCAGACGCGCATGCAGCAACACCAGCAGCAGAGCCGACAACATTTGCCGTACTCCAACCGCATCGATCCGGATGTGCTCAACCATCTGGATCGGCGAATTCTGCGCGAATCATTTCGCCAGGCACAGCGCCTGCAAACCAGCCTGACCTTGCGTTATCAACTGTGAATTCCAGACCCGATGAATTTGTTCGAATGGCTAAAGCCACCCAAACGTACGCAACCCACGGCGCTGACATCGATACAGGCAGAACGCCTGGGCCAATTGCCGCACAGTACGTCGCTTGACGAACATCCGCTGCGTGCTCAGCGCTGGGTGGTGCTGGACCTTGAGACCAGTGGCCTGAACATGAACCGCGATGAAGTGCTGTCCATCGGCGCGGTGATAATTGAAGACGGCGCGATTGATCTGGGTCAGCAGTTCGAGCGAACGTTGTTGCGTACCGATCACAAGCTCAGTCCCAGCGTACTGATTCATGGGTTGGGGCCCAGCGCGATTGCGGCCGGTGCCGAGCCGGTGGAGGCGCTGCTCGACTTCATGGAGTTTTTGGGGGACAGCCCGGTGCTAGCGTTTCATGCGCCGTTCGATCAGCACATGATTGGCCGCGCGCTCAAAGAGAGCCTGGGGTATCGCTTGCAGCATCATTTTTTCGACGCGGCTGAAATGGCGCCGATGCTGTGTCCACAGGCAAGTTTTCGCCAGGCCGGGCTGGATGACTGGACAGGATTTTTCGGGCTGCACGCCGAGGAACGTCATCACGCCAGCGCCGATGCACTGGTCACTGCCGAGCTGGGACTGATCCTGTTCAGCCATGCCCGCCGCCAGGGTATCGACAGCCCCGCCCACTTGGAGCAAAGCCTGAGCCAGTGGCGCAGACGCCAGAAATCGCATTCGTTTTGAGCGGGTTGACTCTTAAGTCCGTCAGTAAATATCACGGCTGCTGCCCGGCAGCGATTCCTGGGACTGCGGTGTGTCAGGTAAACCTGGGGCTCTGATTTGAGGACTGCTGCGCAGCCCCAGTTTGCTGCGCGACAACCCGGCGCCTTGGCGACAGGACGACTCCTACGCATTCACTTCGATTAACAAATTCCGTTCGTGACCGAACCAATCGGGTCACACGCCAGTTACATACAGAAATACAATCAACCAACACACCTATTTCAATTGACAATAAAACGTGAGTTTGCCTAAATCTAGTCGTACGACGACGTATAACGATCGCCGCCTATAACAACAATACAAATGAGTGGATTCGATGAAAATCAAAGGCATCCGTTGGTGGATGGTCGCGCTGATTACGGGCGGCCTGATCGTCAACTACCTCGCTCGCAATACTCTCTCCGTTGCAGCCCCGACCATGATGGCCGAGCTCAACATATCCACAGAGCAGTACTCGCACGTCGTCATCGCCTGGCAGATGGGCTACGCCTTCATGCAGCCGGTGGCTGGCTATGTGATTGACGCCATTGGCACCAAGATCGGCTTCGCGATTTTTGCCGTGGCCTGGTCTGTGGCCTGTGCCTCTGCGGCGATGGCAACCGGCTGGCAGAGCCTGGCGTTTCTGCGCAGTTTGCTGGGTATCACCGAGGCCGCTGGCTTTCCCGCTGCCATCAAGGCCACCACCGAGTGGTTCCCGGCTAAAGAGCGCTCGGTTGCCATTGGCTGGTTCAACATCGGATCGTCCATTGGTGCGCTGCTCGCGCCACCGCTGGTGGTATGGGCGATCCTGCACAACGGCTGGCAAGTAGCGTTCATCATCGTCGGCGTGTTGGGCTTGCTGTGGAGCGCCTCGTGGCTGCTGTTGTACAAACACCCTCTCAATCAACGCCTGCTGGGCGATGACGAACGTGATTACATCCTTGCCGGCCAGGAAAACCACCTCAAGGACGCACCCACCGAGCGCGCCAGCTGGAAGAAAATCGTCGGCACCCGCAACTTTTACGCCATCGCTTCGGCGCGCATGTTGTCGGAGCCTGCCTGGCAGACCTTCAATGCCTGGATTCCGCTGTACCTGATGACCGAACGGCACATGAACATCAAGGAAATCGCGATGTTCGCCTGGCTGCCGTTTCTGGCGGCAGACATCGGCTGCGTGCTGGGCGGCTATCTCAGCCCGCTGTTTCACAAGCACTTCAAAGTCTCCCTGCTGACCTCACGCAAAATGGTCATGGTGCTGGGTTCCTTGTGCATGATCGGGCCGGGCTGCATTGGCCTGGTGGACAGCCCTTATATGGCTATTGCGCTGCTGTGCGTGGGCGGTTTCGCGCACCAGACACTGTCGGGCGCGCTGTACTCGATCACCTCGGACTCTTTCGGCAAGAACGAAGTCGGCACCGCAACCGGGCTCGGCGGCATGTGCGGTTTCCTTGGCGCGGCCATCTTCACCCTCGTGCTCGGGATCATGGTCACAAAAGTCGGCTACAGCCCTCTGTTCGTGGCGCTTGCGGCGTTCGATATCGTCGCGGCCCTGATCATCTGGTTCGTTCCCAGGCCGCTGGTGACACCGTTGGATGTGGCCTCCGCAAGCGGCTCGGCCCCTGCAACCGCCGAGGGTTTGCCAACCACTTGATCCGCAGGTTCGGGCCGGCGATGTCGGCCCGAACACGCTGAACGTCCTATTGCGGTCTGTTCCTGCGCTGAATAGTCTACTGAGCTGCCTGCCTAGAGGAATGTCCATGTCCGCCACGAGCATGACGCTGTACTACAACTCGGCTTCACCTTTCGCGCGCAAAGTGCTGGTGCTGCTTCACGAGACCGAACAGACCAGCCGCGTGAGCCTCAAGGCTGTCAGCCCCACGCCCGTCAGCCCCGACAACGAGCTGATTCAGGAAAACCCAGCGGGCAAGCTCCCGGCACTTCGCCTGGCCGATGGCAACGTGTTGCACGACAGCCGTGTGATCCTCGACTACCTCGATCACCAGCATGTCGGTAACGCCCTCATTCCCCGCGAGGGCTCTGCCCGCTGGAGGCGTCTGACGCTGGCGTCGCTGGCCGATGCGCTACTGGATGCGGCGTTGTTAATCCGTTATGAGACCTTTCTGCGCCCCGCGGAAAAGCAATGGCGGGAGTGGCTCGACAATCAACAGGAAAAAATCACGCGCTCCCTGCTCTATTTTGAACAGGAAGCGGTCACGGAACTGAGCTCAAACTTTGACATCGCGTCCATCAGCGTGGCCGCCGCGCTGGGTTATCTGGACTTTCGTCAGCCAGACCTCAACTGGCGCAGCAGCTACCCGCGACTGGCCGCCTGGTATTACGAAGTCAGCCAGCGTCCGTCGATGATCGAGACCCAACCGCCGGCTTGAGCGATCCCGGATATCCGGGATGCAGGCCCGGCGTCAATCAGCAGTCGGGTTTATCCGCGGTGTAGCGCCGCGCCGGATTGACCGCCGCGCCGAACTCGCGCAACGCCTTGGCGCCGATCAGGAGTGGATAGTTGAAGTGGCTGCGGTCGACGAGGTTGACCTCGACCGTGCGCTTGACGTCGCCCAGGCAGAGTTCCAGGTCCACCACCGGACGTTTCGTCGCGTCGGCCGGCTCATCGTCCTCGTCGCCTTCGGAGCGACCCTTGATGCGGCTGATACGCGAAACCTTATGCTCGTAAACCTTGTTATCGGCGTCCTTGGTCGCCAGGCGAAAACGTACCCAGTCTTCGCCATCGCGCTTGAACAGTTCGATGTCCTTGGCCGACAGGGATGCGGTCAGGGCGCCGGTGTCCATCTTGGCTTTGAAGGTCTCGCCAAACTCGGAGACCTGAATGTATTCATAACGGCCATACAACGTGGGTTTAGCTGCCATGACCGGCAACGCCAACAGTGACAAAAGCGCCAGAAGTGATTTCACGTAACAGGTTCCTCGAAGGGGTGGACCGGGAGTGCGCCCGGTTTTAGACCGCGATGTCGTTCATCGTTCGATCACCAGATAGATCCGCAGTGTAGGTGTGCGGGGGTGAAACATTCGTGATCGACCGCCGGATTTGGCGGCGCGCCCATTGCTGCTTATCATTGCCTGCACTTTATCCACCACGAGTCGTTCTATGCGTCACCTGCTAACCGGTCTTCTCGTCACGCTGTTGTTGCTGCTCAACACCTTGGTGCTGTTCGGGCCGTTGATGGTCTTTGCGCTGCTTAAACTGGTGTTCCAGGGCGAGATGCGTGATCGCTGTTCGTGGGCCGTCATGTGGATCGCTGAAACCTGGGCCGAGATCGACAAGCTGATTTTTCGGCTGTGCATCCCGACGCAATGGGACATTCGTGGTAACGACGGCCTGCGCGACGACACCTCTTATCTGGTGATCAGCAATCATCAATCGTGGGTCGATATTCCAGCGCTGGTGCAGACGCTCAACCGGCGCACGCCGTTTTTCAAATTCTTCCTCAAGAAAGAACTGATCTGGGTGCCGTTTCTGGGCCTTGCCTGGTGGGCGCTGGATTATCCGTTCATGAAGCGCTACACCAAGGCGTTTCTCGCCCGCCATCCCGAGCTTAAAGGCCAGGACCTGGAGATCACCAAATCGGCGTGCGAGCTGTTCAAGCGCCAGCCGGTGACGGTGGTCAATTACCTGGAAGGCACACGGTTTACCGAGGCAAAAAGCGCCGCGCAGGTTCCGCCCTACACACATTTGCTCAAGCCCAAGGCCGGCGGCGTGGCGTTTGTACTGGCGGCAATGGGCGAGCAGCTCGACGCGATTCTGGACGTGACCGTGGTGTATCCGGGTTCAAGGATTCCAGGATTTTGGGACTTGATTTGCGGGCGCGTACCGCGCGTGATCATCGACATCCAGACCCGCGACCTCGACCCCGCCTTGTGGCAGGGGGACTACGAAAACGATCCGGTGTTTCGCGAGAAGGTGCAGGCCTGGGTCAATCAGCTGTGGCTGGAAAAGAACGCCAAAATCGTTGAGTTACGCAGCGAAATTCAGGGAATACAGCGCGATCCCCTGTAGGCGCTGACGAGCTGATGAAGGCTGCGATGCGGTAGACGCGGTACATCTGACCTATCGCATCGCGGCCTCGCTAAAGCTCGTCAACTCCTGCATGGATGTGCGTGGCTCGTTGGAATTGCGTCGACTGAGGCTCGGTTGTTGATTCAGCTACCAGCGCCCCAGACGCCCGCCAGGCTTTGCAGCGCTGAACCGCCTGCGCCTTGCTGACCGAGATATTGCAGGATCACCGGCACAAACTGGCTGACCATGCCGCTGTCCATGCCCAGCGCTTTGAACGCCGAGTTCACGTCGCCCATGTTCTGCACGTTACCCAAGGCGCTATCGACTGCGGATTTGCTGCCACTCGAGTCGCCCAACAAAGCGCCCAGACCACCGAGACTGCCCAGCGCTGAGTTACCCGCCAGTTGGTCAAGGCCCGGTACCGACTTGCTCAGCTGCGAGTAGTCGTTACCGGCCAGCTTGTTCTTCGCCAGACCCAACAGGGCCCCGGTTCCCCCCACGGCCTGTTGCGGCGTGACATTGAGTTGCGTGCCCAGCGTATTCAGCAAACCAGCCGCTTCTGGCGCTGCGGTGGCTTTCTGATTGCCACCAGTGGCATTCGAGACAGCGTTCGCTGCGTCGTTGAGGTTAAAGGCAAACGCGGGGCTGGCGGCCAGCGCCAAGAGCGTCGCCACTGCAGCACCGCGTGTGTTCTTGCGCAAAACCTTCATCGAAACGTTCATTGAAGCAACCTCGTTGGCTAGATATCCGGCGAAGCCGGCTAAACACGCGTTGGACCATCGCCCGGAAGGAAGTTCCAACGCCACGGGGCGACCGTCTGGCTGCTTAACGCAAATATATTCGTCATTGCTGCATCTACTTCAGGCCCGGGTGCGTATCCCTTGCACGGACAGATTTTCTCTCCGACAAAAACAGGATCATCACCATGAAGCGCAATTCGATTAAAGCTCCACTGATCGCAAGTTTGCTGACGCTGGCGTTATCCACTTCTTTGGCGATCAGCAGTGTGCAGGCCGCCGACATGATGCATCAGGATGTCATGGTGGGCGGGCAAAGCATGTCGCCGACCAAAACCATTGTCGACAACGCGGTCAACTCAGCTGATCACACCACGCTGGTAGCCGCCGTCAAAGCCGCAGGTCTGGTCGATACGCTCAAAGGCAAAGGCCCATTCACTGTGTTCGCTCCGGTAAACGCCGCATTCGCCGCTCTGCCGGCTGGCACCGTTGACACCCTGCTAAAGCCTGAGAACAAAGCCACGCTGACCAAAGTCCTGACCTACCACGTGGTCGCCGGGAATCTGGACATGATGGAACTGAGCAAGCGTATCAAAGCCGGTGGTGGCAAGACCGAATTGACGACAGTGAGCGGCGGCAAGCTGACGCTGATGATGAACGGCCCCCACAACATCGTGATCAAGGACGAAAAAGGCGGCATCGCGGACATCAGTACCTACGACGTGACCCAGTCCAACGGCGTCATCCACGTCATCGACAAAGTCTTGATGCCGAAAAGCTAAGGCCCGGCGCTGCCGACGCTGCCGACGCTGCAGGATGAGCGTCGGCTCCTCGGTTCTTTTACAGAGCGACAAAAGAGTGAATGGAACTACGGCCCCAGCTGGACTAATCTGCCACTACTTGCGCGAACAGCGCTGTCGCACTTCGTATTCTGGCTGGAGAACTGCTATTTCGCCCGTCGACACTGATGAACTCAGGCAACTGCTCGCTCAGTGCTCACTGGGTAACCGCCGCGCCTTCGAAACCCTGTACCGCAACGTCTCAGGACAATTGTTCGCCGTCGCGTTGCGCTGCATGGGCCAACGCGATCTGGCCGAAGACGTGCTGCAGGAAGCCTTCGTGCGGATCTGGAACAGCGCCTCGCAATACGACGCCAACCTTTCGGCGCCCATGACCTGGATGATCAGCATCACCCGCAACAAGGCCATCGATCAATTACGCAAACATCGGGAAGCACCGCTGACCGATGAGCAGGCCAACGCGCTGCTGGACGAGACGCCGTCCGCCCTTTCCCAGCTTGAGCGCAGCCGTGACGCCAACGCGTTGCAGCGCTGCCTCGACACACTCGAAGACATGCAACGCCAGTCGATCATTACCGCCTACTTCCACGGCGCTTCCCATGGGGAGCTGACCGCGCTACTCGCCGCGCCGCTGGGCACGGTCAAATCCTGGATACGCCGGGGCATGGAACGTCTGCGCAGGTGCCTTGAATCATGAATTATCAACAGCCACAGTTGCGCCGGGCGCTCGCCGCCGATTACGCCATCGGCATGATGCCTTCCACCGCACGCCGACGTTTTGAAAGCCTGTTACTGGATGATCCGTCGCTGCGGCGCGAAGTCGCGCAGTGGCAGGAATCGCTGGTCGGGCTGACCTCATCGCTGCAAGCCCAGGACGTGCCTGATCGCGTCTGGCAAAGAATCGTCGCGCGTATCGATCCGCAAGAGTTGCATGTCCCCGTGAAACGGCCTTTCTGGAATTGGCTGCGTATCACCGCCCTCGCCTGCTCACTGGCGGCGGCAGGGCTGCTGGGTGTGATCTACAACCGCGACACCGCTAGCTACAACGCGACCCTGTTGGCAAATAATCAGCAGCCGGCGTTGAGCGTTCAGGCCTACGACCGCTACCTGAATGTCGAACCGCTCGCGGTCGCCTCGGTTGAGTCCGGGCGCAGCCTTGAGCTGTGGGCGATCCCGGCCGGTGGCGTGCCGGTTTCACTGGGGGTAATTCCTGATAACGGCAAGGGCCGCGTGGAGTTGAGTGAGAACCAGCGCAAGCTGATAGGCACGCCGACGACGCTAGCGATCACGCTGGAGCCGCAAGGCGGCTCGCCAGATGGCAAACCGACAGGGCCGGTGTTGTACCAAGGCAAACTGGCGAGTTTGTGAGGCATGGGTTGTCGCGGGCCGATGCGCGAAAACCGTGCCGGCTCGTTACCAGGCCACAGCGGACTCAAACACCCGCTGCGGCTCGAATGCCCGCTTTAGGCGCAGATCACTCAGCGCAGAACCAGGCTTGATCTCTGAGTGCCGGCTGACGGTGTGCTCGAAGTGCTGACCGGCGCGCAACTTCTCCAGCAATGTCGTCAGATGCGAACCCCCTTGATCATCACGCTCCCTGTACAGCGGTTCGCTGAAATACAGCGTCGTCGATGGCCGTGAGTCGGGGTCCAGCGAGGCACGACGGGTCAGTGAAAAGCCTGACAACCAAGGGGTCCAAAGCCCGCGAGCGCCGGCGGCAAAGCATTCGTCGGGATAAAAATCGCCCTCGCACTCCTGCTCGTCGCGGTACATCGGTGCTGTCCGCAGGTGCTGGCGAAACGCTGAGCGATACCCTGTTTGGCAAATGTCCGCAGAAACACCCGCCCATACGCATGCATTCGCGCTTTCATAAAAAACCGTAGAGGAGAACCAGCGCAGTGGTGTTTGCTCCAACTGAGCACTCGCCAGCGTGCGGGTGAAGCCTGCAACCAGCGCTAAGCCGGTCAGCAATCGGAACGAGGTTTTTACAGTCCAAACAAACATGTATTACCCACAGCCTGAAAAAAACGGGCCGGACAGATAACACAGCAAAAAACAGCTCGAAACGGTGTGAAACAGAAGTCAAAAATTCCACTTAAACTTACGGAAAAACCCTACAGCTACCGCTCTAGATACTTACACAGCAACAAAAAAGGGCGACATCCATCGCGCTCCTGTCCTGCCTGACGCGTCAAGCCGCGCTGAACAACTTGTGTGGATCAATCACGAATTTGTTCGGTACGCCGGCATCGAACTCAGCGTAACCACGCGGTGCATCGTCGAGGCTGATGACTTCTACGCCGACAATGTCGGCAATCTTGATACGGTCCCACATGATGGCCTGCATCAACTGGCGGTTGTACTTCATCTGCGCAGTATGGCCTGCGTGGAGCCTATGAGAGTTCTTCCGGCCCAGGCCTGCCCCTGCCGAGCCTATCAACGCAATAGCCAATCGAGATAAAAGCCATTCCGAAATCTTTTTAAAACTGTCATTTCTGTCAGTTGGCAGTACTCCATCACTCACCCAACATGAGAACTCCAAAACACACCACTTAGCTAAGGGAATACATAACATGCGAAACAAAATCGCCTGGACGGCACTCGCAGCAATTCTGATGGTGGGCAACGCGTACGCCGACCTAACCGTTTGCCCGGCTGTTGCGGATATCAAGGCATCGGAATTTACGAGTTCAGATCCGAATATTCCTGCCCCCTACAACGAGGGTTTTCAATACACCGCTCCTTCGGCGTCGGGCAAACAATGGGAGGGGGAAACTCTGGCGACTAAAGACAGCTTTCTGGACCGCGAATACGAGCTCAAAGCAGACGCGGTCAAGGAGATGGATGACAAGACAGTTTGCGAGTACGGAGGTAAAAAGATCGGTAACTCCGAACCCTATCTAAAGCTGACGCTGAAAAAATGATAACGAGCGACCGGAAGGTCGCCCTTTTTAAGATGCACTCCACTTACGCCGCGCTGAACAGCTTGTGCGGATCGATCACAAACTTCTTCGGCACACCGGCATCGAACTCGCCGTACCCGCGCGGGGCGTCATCGAGCGTAATAACTTCGACACCCACGACATCGGCGATGTTGATGCGATCCCACATGATCGCCTGCATGAGCTGGCGGTTGTATTTCATGACTGGGGTCTGACCGGTGTGGAAGCTGTGGGACTTGGCCCAACCCAGCCCGAAGCGAATGCTCAGGCTGCCCATTTTCGCTGCAGCATCGACGGCACCTGGATCTTCGGTGACGTAGAGGCCCGGAATCCCGATCTTGCCCGCGACACGCACCACCCCCATCAGCGAGTTGAGCACTGTTGCCGGCGCTTCGGCCTTGACGCCGTCATGCCCGTGACCGCGTGCCTCAAAGCCCACGGCGTCGACGGCGCAATCCACTTCAGGCTCGCCGAGCAGCGCAGCAATCTGTTCGTGCAGCGGGGTGTCTGTGGACAGGTCAGCGATTTCAAAACCCTGAGCCTTGGCGTGAGCCAGACGCACCGGATTAACATCACCGACGATGACGACTGCAGCGCCCAGCAAGCGAGCCGATGCTGCGGCCGCCAGACCGACCGGGCCCGCGCCAGCAATGTAAACGCTGCTACCGGGGCCAACGCCCGCAGTGACCGCACCGTGGTAACCGGTCGGCAGGATGTCGGAAAGGCAGGTTAAATCGCGGATCTTTTCCATGGCCTTGTCGCGATCAGGCAGTTTCAGCAGGTTGAAGTCGGCGTACGGCACCAGCACGTATTCGGCCTGCCCGCCGACCCAGTCACCCATGTCGACGTAACCGTATGCGCCGCCCGGGCGCCCCGGATTGACGCTCAGGCAAACGCCGGTGTGCTGCTCTTTGCACGAGCGGCACAGGCCGCACGCAACGTTGAAGGGCACCGAAACCAGATCGCCGATCTTGAGATTTTCGACGCCGGTGCCCATTTCGATCACTTCGCCGGTGATCTCGTGACCTAGCACCAGGCCGACCTGGGCGGTCGTGCGACCGCGCACCATGTGCTGGTCCGAGCCGCAGATGTTGGTGGAAACTACTCGCAGGATGACGCCGTGCTCGATCTTCTTGCCGCGCGGGTCCTGCATTTTGGGATAGTCGATTTTCTGTACTTCGACCTTGCCAGCGCCGAGATACACCACACCACGATTACCAGACATGCCTGTCACCTCTTGATTTGTTGTTGTAGAAGGTGGAGCTAGCTTCAAGCTTCGAGCCGTAAGCTAAAAACGCTGATCTGAGTCGTCCGGCCATTACGAAGTCGCCGGAGTTTTGCTTTTCCTCTTGCAGCTTGCAGCTTATGGCTTGCAGCTACAGAACCACTGTTCGATTCGCGTTCAAGAAAACCCGCCGCTCAATGTGATACCCCACCGCCCGTGCCAGTGTCAGGCCTTCGATGTCGCGCCCTTTGGCGATCAGGTCTTCTGGGTAGTGGCTGTGGTCCACAGCCTCCACGCCTTGGGCGATGATCGGGCCTTCGTCCAGATCATTGTTGATGTAATGCGCCGTAGCGCCGACCAGCTTTACGCCTTTGTTGT
The DNA window shown above is from Pseudomonas sp. BSw22131 and carries:
- a CDS encoding DUF2780 domain-containing protein, whose amino-acid sequence is MNVSMKVLRKNTRGAAVATLLALAASPAFAFNLNDAANAVSNATGGNQKATAAPEAAGLLNTLGTQLNVTPQQAVGGTGALLGLAKNKLAGNDYSQLSKSVPGLDQLAGNSALGSLGGLGALLGDSSGSKSAVDSALGNVQNMGDVNSAFKALGMDSGMVSQFVPVILQYLGQQGAGGSALQSLAGVWGAGS
- a CDS encoding fasciclin domain-containing protein, coding for MKRNSIKAPLIASLLTLALSTSLAISSVQAADMMHQDVMVGGQSMSPTKTIVDNAVNSADHTTLVAAVKAAGLVDTLKGKGPFTVFAPVNAAFAALPAGTVDTLLKPENKATLTKVLTYHVVAGNLDMMELSKRIKAGGGKTELTTVSGGKLTLMMNGPHNIVIKDEKGGIADISTYDVTQSNGVIHVIDKVLMPKS
- a CDS encoding sigma-70 family RNA polymerase sigma factor; the protein is MNGTTAPAGLICHYLREQRCRTSYSGWRTAISPVDTDELRQLLAQCSLGNRRAFETLYRNVSGQLFAVALRCMGQRDLAEDVLQEAFVRIWNSASQYDANLSAPMTWMISITRNKAIDQLRKHREAPLTDEQANALLDETPSALSQLERSRDANALQRCLDTLEDMQRQSIITAYFHGASHGELTALLAAPLGTVKSWIRRGMERLRRCLES
- a CDS encoding anti-sigma factor — encoded protein: MNYQQPQLRRALAADYAIGMMPSTARRRFESLLLDDPSLRREVAQWQESLVGLTSSLQAQDVPDRVWQRIVARIDPQELHVPVKRPFWNWLRITALACSLAAAGLLGVIYNRDTASYNATLLANNQQPALSVQAYDRYLNVEPLAVASVESGRSLELWAIPAGGVPVSLGVIPDNGKGRVELSENQRKLIGTPTTLAITLEPQGGSPDGKPTGPVLYQGKLASL
- a CDS encoding DUF1190 domain-containing protein, translated to MFVWTVKTSFRLLTGLALVAGFTRTLASAQLEQTPLRWFSSTVFYESANACVWAGVSADICQTGYRSAFRQHLRTAPMYRDEQECEGDFYPDECFAAGARGLWTPWLSGFSLTRRASLDPDSRPSTTLYFSEPLYRERDDQGGSHLTTLLEKLRAGQHFEHTVSRHSEIKPGSALSDLRLKRAFEPQRVFESAVAW
- the fdhA gene encoding formaldehyde dehydrogenase, glutathione-independent yields the protein MSGNRGVVYLGAGKVEVQKIDYPKMQDPRGKKIEHGVILRVVSTNICGSDQHMVRGRTTAQVGLVLGHEITGEVIEMGTGVENLKIGDLVSVPFNVACGLCRSCKEQHTGVCLSVNPGRPGGAYGYVDMGDWVGGQAEYVLVPYADFNLLKLPDRDKAMEKIRDLTCLSDILPTGYHGAVTAGVGPGSSVYIAGAGPVGLAAAASARLLGAAVVIVGDVNPVRLAHAKAQGFEIADLSTDTPLHEQIAALLGEPEVDCAVDAVGFEARGHGHDGVKAEAPATVLNSLMGVVRVAGKIGIPGLYVTEDPGAVDAAAKMGSLSIRFGLGWAKSHSFHTGQTPVMKYNRQLMQAIMWDRINIADVVGVEVITLDDAPRGYGEFDAGVPKKFVIDPHKLFSAA